A segment of the Lolium perenne isolate Kyuss_39 chromosome 3, Kyuss_2.0, whole genome shotgun sequence genome:
tgcattgtgtgccggtacatgatgtttatgctgctcccgttatctatcagcactttgctgaacttgactcttgTCGTTGGTCCATGCATGATTGGATCCACAActagagcataaccacccggatttggcattatctttgggtgatccttgaacgaccaggtaatttcctgatctgaccacaacatgtattttggaactgtcggcatcaccgcgttcacttccatggaacggcgatgcataCTTTGCTTATCTATGGGTTCAGTGACGAACACGACACAACACAGGTGTGGATCTtgataaacattccggcccagagGTGCCGGTGGTGGTGCTTGGCCACTGCCATTTCCCACATGATGAACTTCTTGCTGCTGCTGCCGGTTCGGCTGAGGTAGCACCGGTTgcgcatttgctccggtaagcggtggcggtggtggtaacCTTCCGGAACCTTGATTTCCGGCATATTTCATCGTGCCTCTCTCCATCAACCTCTTGGTCCAGGAGCagtcttttgtcaaatggtttgccggccttgccggatttggtgtgtgccaccggcacggttgatccattgcggattccatggtgtatctaTCTTTATTTTGCcatggtttcttttcgacccattgcttctttggacccgcccacgactgcgatccggttttttgcctttgactcccgctggcgccggaatgatcctgcaccgcggccacttgctgcggtccataccttcgatccgggaaatcctccctccttttgttgtgccggttatcccggtattgatcttggcgtgGCTGGCTCGTCTGTGCCGGCTCAGCCTGAACTGCTGGTTGCATTggatctcccaatgcgtagctatctgccacacgtatcatctctgccagagtcgttggcatgtttctctgcagcttttgccacagccgtgaacctcttctgcacccattgcagaaccaagcaatggcctgtgcctcgatcacTCCTTCACATGAGTTCCTCGTGGAGTTCCACctggtcaggtaatcccggtctgtttcattggagTGCTGGTGGCACAGAGGGAgctgttgcggcctgtttggTCTCCGGTATGTGCTGttgaagttgctcacgaaagcttcctcaaagtccagccaaccATTTATGCTTCCCTTTGGCAAATTGTTAAGACAAATTCGTGCCGGTCCCACCAGGAAGGacagtatgattctcacggcccaacgccggtttcctccgcctGTGGCGGTTCCTCCGCCTCCAGCGACGTACACTGCGGTTACATAGTCcgcaagccaatcttccggcttagtggtgccatcatatgtttttgtatcacggggcaactggaagttgcgaaccggtggttcttCCCTCATGAGCCgcgggccaaagcattttggacccGGAGGACCCTCGGCTTCGATTATCTCAGAGAGATGCACTCTGTCCAgcatgtgcctcgcatcctggtctggtaAGCATCTTTGTCCTACACGTTCTCCTAATGGGTTCTGGTAAACTCCGACCCTTTCCATTCCTGAATCAGCTTCGTCATAGTGTTCCGGTACCGcgactcttgcctgccggtaccttggtggtggcatttcatcttcagcatacgctgcccttgcagctcgataattttgcccggtttcacctctaccggcataagcgtttccggcatagcctcttccggcatagccacgacctgccccttggctttttctaccggcatcatgttgctcgGCCTGTTGTTTTACGGCAagcaccggatcatacacagtcatttgctgcgcatttgcttctttttctcttcttctgtccggatggggggcgaTGCCTGcctatgggacttgcttccggcatttctTGCCGAACGCACTGACTTGGATGTCGCAGCTGCTTGGTTCGTCCTAGCAAGCTCAGCATTTTGCTCCTGTATCATTTCTAACAACTCTCTAACTCGATCTTGTTGTTTTGCTAGAGCATCACCGGTAAGCGGATCACACATCTCTACcttagccttagcagcttttattgttttatccgggctgctgtacttaggtttctctacaatgctcaaggATGCTGAAGCACTTTTTCCGGCAAGCACTTCCcggcgcagatcctgatctaggttgcgagctctgAGCCAGTTTTCTGGTACTCTAGCAtgctgagcgctaacagaagcaaagccatgggcagcgttatactcacgtagggttaggttcagctcgcgctgcgcccagaAGATGTCCGCACCTCCGGAGAGCAGCTTCtgtcgctgcgcctccagctccgcctgagccgctgccgaatCGATGTTTCGtgcgatgggcgtcgccagcacgctcatggccgcttggagaggagtctccagTGGCGCTGCAGATGCGCCCGCAACCACCTGGTCACGCTCGgtcggcggcttggccgtgcgcgcggACTTTGTTTgtccagcgccttccgccgctgcctccttgccggcgtcagccgcgccaaccaccagcacctccACGCTGCTGGCGGCGTAGCCGTTGCGCAGCCCATGagcagatcttggcgggtccggcgccaccatcaccggcgagaggtactggcgcataggcacggtgccgaggtagacgcggtggctgccgaactcgatgatgcggccgttcttggggaacttaccgccgttggagaagcaaccagcgttgtcgttgatgaagtccagcgAGCCGAGGCGGTAGACGAGGCCGCTGACCACgcgctcgccggagatggtgaggaggcccgcccgaatatgaactccagcaagcgcagctgctggccccatggtgggcgccaactatcatcgtggtgaacagatagatgccatgggatggcttgagttggggccgaatgtgcgctagaggattcgggggagggttttggtaacacATGGATGAATTCCGGATGGATTTCCGGTATCTTATTGGTGAACTTGGTCTTGGCCATAGGATGAAGAAGAACACAAGCACCACTTCTACTTGGGATCTCTCTATTGCATGATCAACTTAGGTTACAGGCTATCAGTTACATACCCGCGCAagggtgtgctccctctccttatataggggagagggtggcttacaggagaagaaaccctaatggtatctttgactggataaactactttacaaagcctatTTGGCAGCAGGTGATGCCGGTAGACCTTTAATCAGGAAGAGTGACATCCTCCGGTagcttttacgtcatcttctgctttggcctcaggcttcgattaaagctgaagtgcttcgttcatccttgtcctctagtccttgagagaatctttgaccggtctgccgatgtgctacagtgtagcctatgccggtactccggtaccttcttagcctaTCCTGGTATACCCCTCCTAAGATACCGGCATAGTTTCTCCTTAACATAAACTCAACTTCCTTACccggaataacctttaaaccggtacctcAACAATCTAAACGAGGCTAGTTCggtatgcctttggcataccgggggtcatccccccaacaattcCATACATATTGAAAGGATAGTCACCTTCGGTGCCTTACTCCCACATACGGAGTACAAATAAAGTACTAATTAAAACCAATTCTTGATTATCGTGTTCAAACATAGCAGAAGTGGTAAAATCCACAGTTTGTGTTTATATTTTTGTATCCACAAAATCTCAAAAATTATCAAAGCTAGAACTATGATAGTTACAATTTAAGGAGCTACATTGCCATGTTAAAAAAACAGAAGTAAAGCGGTAGAAAGATGTCTGACCAGATCTTATGTTCATCTTCCACTCCACAGCTGAATGTTTCTACATAAAATGTTTTTGAACTCCGAGGAAACATACCCGTAATTATCTCTCATAGAGACAGGATTACATACATTGCATGAGGTAGAAGGTTAGATGATATGTTGGAAAAAGGGACAGCATACCGTCCCTGATGTTAGAAAGATGTCTGACCAGATCTTATGTTCATCTTCCACTCCACAGCTGAATGTTTCTACATAAAATGTTTTTGAACTCCTAGGAAACATACCCGTAATTATCTCTCATAGAGACAGGTTTACATACATTACATGAGGTAGAAGGTTACATGACATGTTGGAAAAAGGGACAGCATGCCGTCCCTGATGCTCCCAGGTAAGTAACCAGCTTGTAGGCGGCAGTGTTCATGAGTTCCACGGTGATAAATTGATCACAGAATATGATTGCTATGCTGCAACCAGACCACGGTGATCAGTGTTCATGAGTTCCAAAGTTAATGTTTATCTTTGTATCCAAATTTTTTACCTAAGCTCGACTGCTATTTATGATATTTACAAGTTATTGAGCCACACTGCAATGTTCAAAAAATAGAAGTGGAGTGGTTAAAGGAATCTGACCAAAACTTATGTTCATCTTTGACCACACAACAAATGTTTCTCAAGTCCTAGGAAAAGTTACCAAGATTGCACACATGACATGAGGCATATACATGGCATATGTAGGCTGCAGTGCAGTGTTCATGAGTTCCATTGTGATGAAGTTGATCACAGAATACGATTGCTATGGTGCAAATAGACCAGAACGCTGTTATATTAAAGCATGCAGTTGCAGATCACACGGTTAACAAACTGGGATGCGCGCACTAGTACGGATTGCTATCTTAGGATCAAGAAAAGGCATCACTGAACATGATTCAAAAAACATACTAGCATGCCCAAAATCCCCAATTTTGCTGCATTTCGATTCGATCTTCCACAGAAAAGATGCAGATTTGGCATAGCAGTATTGCACTAGCGCTACATTTGATCCCTGATGAAGCCACTGGACTGAAATTAAACTTGGATTGTTAGCAGCAGATTAGTCTGACCGAACTGAACTGCAATTATAGGAGGTTGAAACTTGGATGAACTTGAGAGCACAGAAAGATTAAACGACTGATGCGAGCTGGACTATCAACAATGCAATGGGATTCCATCCCCTTTGTATGGCTTGATTCTCGATAAGGTGTGACGAAAACAAGCTGGTTAATCTGATGGATAGGGTCCTTCCTGCAGTGAGATGAACACAATGAATTGGACAGTTGTATTCATGCAATGGGATCACAATGCCGGCAGCAGAAAAACCAGTACATAGTGCAAGAACAAACCTCAGAGGTGTATGCGTCCTCGTCGGCCATTTCGGCGGTTTCGGCGACATCCTTGGGGTCGAGAAAGGAGGAGatgacggcgacggcgaggtcgATGTGCTTGACGGCGAGGTTCGCGAGGGAGCACGCGCGGTGGAGGTAGCTGAGCGCCTGGTCCGGGTCGTTGGTGCTGGCCACCCGAGGGGGCTTCCAAGtgggggcggcggcgggggcgtcGGCCGGGTCCAGGTCCAGGCCACGGTTGAAGAGGCGGGGGCGGGACCTGGGGATGCGCGGCTCCTTCGTGGCGTCGTCGGCGTCCGGGGGGTGTTAGGAATAAGCACTCCGAGTCCGGCACGACGTCATACGTCTTCGTATACGAGTATGTATACGTACACGTTCCGGGTAGGAACACTACGTGTGTTGCACGGTTCAGAGTATACATGATGTAACCGAGTAGTACTAGAGTTAGTCACCGACTAGGTTTGGTTTAGCTAGCTAGATGTGCTATTTATATGCTTGTAACCTGAACGTGTAAACCACCGTGAGTTGAATAGAAAAATACCAAGGACCGACAAGGCCCTTTGGCTATCATCTCATGTGACGTGGTGCCAGGAGCTGCTGCACCAGAGTGTCTTGACCATCAATATGTTTTCGCGTACGTGAAAGTAGTAGCTAGCTGATCAGAAGATCGATCAGGCTACTCTTTGGCTTTTGGCTTGCTTGGCTAGCTGAAGGTGTACGTGGTGGTCGGAAGTACGTATGTACGTGCGTGTCTCGCCGAAGCAACTTCGTCGTAGTCGTCGGAAAGCACTCGGCGATCGAGCAGTGCGTTGATCTCAAGACTCTCACGATGGATGATCTAGTTGGACGGTTCAAGGCTCATGACGAGCGGATGAAGATCACCTATGGTGATGTGGTACCGGAAGAGCATGTTATGCTTACCCGTGCCCagcaacaattggtatcagagcctcgtggAGGATCTCCTAGTAACGGGAGGTCATGACGAAGGAGGTGGGCGGATCTTCCGGCGCCGCGGCGCCGGTGTCGACGCAGTACCCGCAGTACATCCGCGACAACTACACGGTGTGGGCGACCACGATGATGTGGGCGCTCGAGTCCAACGAAATCTGGGAGGCTGTCGATCCCGGCGGCGACGAGTTCATGAAGGGCGCGCCGATGTACCGCAAGGACCGACAGGCACTCACGGCCATCTGCTCAGTGATGCCGATGGACGTGAAGCAGCACCTGATCTCGAAGAAATCTGCAAAGGAGGCGTGGGAGACGATCAAGACGCTAAATCTTGGTCACGAGCGCGTCCGCGAGGCGGCCCTACAAACCTTGCAGAAGAAGTACGAGAATCTGAAGATGGGAGAAGATGAGACGCTGGACGCATTCGCTTCGAGGGTCGCTACATTGGTCAATGGGATTCGTGCGCTCGACGAGAAGCTCGAGGAGATCTCGATCGTAAGGCGTTTCCTACGCGCGGTGCCGCCGCGTTACTTGTCTGTTGTTTCGGCGATCGAGCAGTGCGTTGATCTCAAGACTCTCACGATGGATGATCTAGTTGGACGGTTCAAGGCTCATGACGAGCGGATGAAGATCACCTATGGTGATGTGGTACCGGAAGAGCATGTTATGCTTACCCGTGCCCAGTGGCAAGTGGTGGTCGCCGAAGAGAAGGGCGACAAGGAATCTAGCAGGAGAAGTGATGAAGAAGTTTCTCGCCCAGCGAAAAAGTACATCGCAGGGGAGGACGAGGAAGACGCTCCGCCGAGGAGGAAGTTTGACATAAAGAAAGTAAGATGTCATAACTGCGGCGAGCTCGGTCACTTCAAGGTTGATTGCCGGAAACCACCGAAGCCAAAGGAAAGGGCTCTCATCGCCCAGGAAGGAGATGATGGACCGATGATGTTGATGCTCGAAGTATGCGAGCAGAAGGACGAGGAGGAGCTACCTCCTCCATCACCGGCTACGGAGATTGTGACGGATCACGGTCTACCGTGTGTGGATCACGTGGACAAGCTATGCGACGAAGGTGTCGTCGAGAAGCAACGGAGTGCCCCGTACCCACGTGAAACCACGTTTTAAGCAAGTGAAGCTTTGGAGCTCGTTCATGGCGATATATGCGGTCCAATTTCACCCGCAACCCCGTCCGGCAATGAGTACTTCATGCTTGTGGTGGATGATTTCAACCAATACATGTGGATTGTGTTGCTGAAGAGTAAAGATCAAGGTCTACAAGCATTCGAGAAGATCAAGGAAGCTGGAGAGGTCAAGACGAGGGTGAAGAAGTCCCTACGCATAGACCGGGGTGGTGAATTGAAGCATAAAGTGGTGGCCATGGCGCGGAGCATGATGGAGAGCAAAGGCTTGCCAGGAAAGTTCTGGGGTGAGGCAGTCAACACGGCTGTCTACTTGCTGAACAGGACGCCAACTAGGAGTATGGTTGGTGGGACTCCGTACGAAGCATGGTACGGAAGAAAGCCCTCAGTTGATCATCTTCGCACTTTCGGGTGCGCATGTCAAGACGGTGTCCGGTCATAAAAGGAACTTGGCGGATCGGAGTACTCCAATGATCATGACTGGCTATGAAGAAGGATCGAAAGCGTACCGTTTGTGCAATCCCTCGACGAACAAGGTGGTTGTCACATGCGACGTAGTCTTCGAGGAAGACCTATCATGGATTTGGGACTCCACGGAACCGGACGAGATGTTTACTCTTGTGTACAGTGATTGCGAACAAGCAGATGATCAAGGTGCTGGAACTTACCTCGCTGCTGTGTACAGTGATTGCGAACAAGCAGATGATCAAGGTGCTGGAACTTACCTCGCTGCCGGTACAGAAGCCGGAATGTCGGGACGTCGCGCTTCAGGTTTAGGGGCTATGCCTGGAGGCGCATCGCGAGCGCCAGGCTTGGCATCGATGCCAGCCTCTCCGCTGCGGCCAGGAGCGAGAGCAACTGACTGCCCGCTCTGGAGCATGAGAAGCAAGGCGCGCGGCCCAGACATAGAAGAGCAAGCGTGGCAGGACGGACTTCCTCCAAGGAGCCCAGCTCGGGCAGAAGAGGACCCATGCCCAGTTTGGGCTGAGCCTAGGGATGTCGGCAGGCCGGAGGGAGCTGCACCAGGTGCTTCGCCTGCAGGCACATTGGCAGAAGAAATTGGTCCAGGAGGGGTTGCACCAAGCTACGCTGATGCATCGGGACGACCGGCACCACACGCGGGCGGTGGTCTCGCGTCGCCAGCACGAGGACAACGGCTAGAGGGAGTCACCCCAGCAGACGGGCAGCTTTCAAGCGGTCCAGTAAGAAGGCCAAGCAGACTAAGCGTTGTGAAGCCAGAAGGTTGTCCACGTGAGAAGCTAGGGCCAAAAGGAGGGCAAGTCTCATGTGACGTGGTGCCAGGAGCTGCTGCACCAGAGTGTCTTGACCCAGGAAACTGTTCGAAGGAAAACTGAGAGCGATTGAGagagaagcaaatgaatcgaaCTGTGTTCTTTATTCCATTGACAATCGGGTATTTATACAAGGTCAACCGTCGCGAAGAGGAGACGCGACTGATCGTGGGGGTGTGAGGGAGCGTCGCGTCGGTTGCCGAAGCAACCGCACGACGACGGTTACATAGGGAGGATTCCCTTTAATTAAGTAAACTAATTAAATCCTAACACTCCCCCTAATCCTTCCTTGTACTTGCGATTGATCATCCTTGGAAtaatcttctccaaaaacccTGTGGGAAAAATATGAGAAGTAGTGTAGGATATGCTGGTAAAACTCCTTCAAACCCTGTgggaaaataaggagaaaatgatCCAACATATAATGATTATTGCCTCCGTTAACTCGATATGAAGTATATCCATAGAATTTAGAGGGCAATAAATATGTCGTGTATACTTTCCTAAAAACCCCGGTGGGGAAAACagaaaatatgacatataatcttatgttgatattacctcattaaaaacctttatgAGAACCTGTAAAGTAAACTCATAAAGGGAAAAAGAGTGTAATATGATGCTTTGAACAGGAATCGTTCAGGAAGATACTCCCCCTGACTCTTGCAAATCCCGAAGTCGGCGCATACCAATTCCATGAATATATTTCTGGAACGTTGAAGTTGGTAGAGACTTTGTGAATAGATCAGCGAGGTTATCGCATGATTTGACTTGCAAGATGTTTATTTCCCCACCCTTTTGGAGTTCATGGGGATAAAACAACTTAGGGGCAATATGCTTAGTGATATTGCTCTTGACGTATCCTGTTTGCATCTGTGCAACACAAGCCGCATTATCTTCGTAGATAATGGTAGGTGATTCGATAGAACCAATTCCACATGATTGTTGTATGTGGTTTATCATCCTGCGAAGCCACACACATTCGCGTGATGCCTCATATAATGCGATTATTTCAGAATGATTGGTGGATGTTGCAACTAGAGTCTGTTTCGAAGACTTCCATGATATTGCAGTTCCACCATGTAGGAACACAAAGCCGGTTTGTGATCTGGCATTATGGGGATCAGATAAATAGCCAGCATCTGTGTATCCAATCATATTGGTGTCCAGATTTCTCTGAAACTGAAAGAATAGGCCAAGATCCTTTGTGCCTTGGAGATATCTAAAGACATTCTTTACTCCCGACCAATGGCGTTTGGTAGGAGCTGCGCTGTGTCTAGCAAGTAGATTCACTGCAAATGCGAGGTCAGGTCTCGTACAATTTGCAAGATACATAAGCGCTCCAATGGCACTGAGATATGGAACCTCGGGTCCCAACATCTCTTCTCCATCATCCCTCGGCCTGAACGGATCTTTCTCTACGTCTAGAGATCGAACCACCATGGGAGTTTTAGATGGATAGGATTTGTCCATATTGAATTTCTCTAATATTTTCTGGATATATGCAGCTTGGTGTACCATTATTCCTGAGGGAAGGTGCTCGAGTTGAAGACCCAAGCAAAATTTGGTTTGACccaaatccttcatctcaaattcTGTCTTTAGATGATTGCGTGCTTCATCAATATCTTGTGTGTTGCCAATGATGTTGAGATCATCGACGTACACTGAAATGATGCAAAATCCTGAAGAGGACTTCTTGATGAAGACACATGGGCAATCATCACTATTGGAGTAACCCTTGCGAAGAAGGAACTCACTAAGTCGGTTGTACCACATCCGTCCCGACTGTTTCAAGCCGTATAGAGACTTGTTCAGTTTTACACAATACATGTTGCGTTTTGCGCTTGCATTCGGGACAGAGATTCCGTCAGGAACCTTCATGTATATGTCCGAATCTAGTGACCCATAAAGATATGCAGTCACGACATCCATCAACTGCATAGATAGACGATTTTGTACTGCCAAAGATATTAGATATCGGAAAGTGATACCACTCATAACTGGAGAATATGTCTCATTGAAATCAATGCCGGGTCTCTGCGTGAAACCCTGTGCTACGAGCCTTGCCTTGTATCTCACCACCTCATTGTTCTCATTCCGTTTCCGGAGGAAAACCCATTTGAATCCCACAGGGAAAACACTGGGAGGTGTAGGTATTGCTTCTGTGAATACCTTCCTTTTATTAAGCGAGGCTAATTCTGCTTGTATTGCATCCTTCCATTGAGGCCAGTCGGAGCGTTTTTCACACTCAACGATAGTCCTTGGATCATGATCATTAAGAAGGGTATTTGCAATTGTAGCAGAAAAATAAGTGTCGACAATCGTAGACTTACGGTTGAATGATTCTCCAGAATCGATATAGTTGATGGATATCTCGTGCACCGTTGATAACTCTTCGTGATTTCCCAATACGCGTGAGTCTAGGTGTTCCGATGTTCCAGCCAGtgtgtgcaagctggagctgggttgtggaggttgcccttcCACTGGGTGTATACTACCCATAAGGTGTTTGTCAACGTTGAGTTGACTTGCATCTACTGACTTTGAGGAGTTTCTCCTCACTCTCCTTTGCTGCTTGCGAGAAGCAGGATCCTGGTCAGAGGCCGTACTACTCCCCCTCTTTTTGGGAACGGGTAGTTGAGTGGTTTTAGTTGGTACCTCCACTCTTTCGGGCGCATTTCTGGCCGGATTCAAGGATTTTGTGACACCTTTTAAATCAGTAAATGAATCTGGCAGATTATTTGCAAGATGTTGCAAATTTATGATTTTCCGAACTTGGAGTTCGGTCTCTTGGGTACGTGGATCAGAGGCTGAAATGGCGATAGCATTCCAATCAATTTCCGGGCATTCTTTCTGGTACTTGAAATCTCCCCCTAATGCCGGAAAGTGTTCCTCGTCAAATATGCAATCAGCGTGACGGGCTGTGAATAGGTCCCCAGTAAGAGGTTCCAGGTACTTAATAATCGACGGCGATTTGTACCCCACATAGATCCCCAGTTTTCTGTGTGGGCCCATGGATGTCCGCTGAGGTGGTGAGATCGGGATGTATGTAGCACATCCAAACTTACGCAGATGGGAAATGCTAGGTGGATTTCCACGTACTAATTGCAGAGGGGAAGTACTGTGATATGCAGTAGGTCGCAATTGGATTAAGTCAGCAGCGTGTAAAACTGCGTGACCCCAACACGAGGTTGGCAAGTTGCAATTCATTAACAAAGGTCTTGCAATGAGTTTGATCCTCTTAATAAGGGATTCAGCCAAACCATTTTGAGTGTGGACATATGGAACAGAGTGCTGAACTTCAATCCCCAGGGCCATGCAATAGTCATTGAAAGCACGTGAGGAGAATTCTGCAGCATTGTCCATGCGAATTGATTTAATTCGACTCTCTGGATAATGAGCCTGTAACTTAATTACTTCCCTCATTATCTTGGCAAATGCATGGTTCCGTGTGGAAAGAAGGCACACATGTGACCATCGTGTAGATGCGTCAATAAGAACCATGAAATACCTAAACGGTCCAGATAATGGTTGGATGGGACCACAAATGTCTCCTTGAATTCGTTCAAGAAATTGAAGTGGTTCAGCTTGTATCTTGAGGTGCGAAGGCCTTAAAATAAGCTTTCCCGTGGCACATGATGTGCACACAAAATCTGAAGACTGAGGAAATTTGGACTCAAGCAAATTATGACCAATGGAATTGCTAGTAATCTTCCTCATCATCCCGATACCAGGATGGCCTAGGCGATCATGCCAGGTTTGGAATGCATCAACATTCTGGAAAATTACCTTGTAAGCAACATGTTCTACGGGCTTGATGTACGTATAGTACAATCCGGACGACAGAGAAGGAATTTTTTCAAGTACTTGCTTGCCATATCCGTAATCTTTTGTGAAGAGGAGATACTCCTCTTTGTTGTCTTCATGGGTTTCGATGTGAAATCCATTCTTACGAATATCTCGATAACTGATTAAGGTACGTGAAGAATCGGGATACAACAAGGCATCCTCAAGGATCACTTGTGTACCGTTTGGGAGGGTAAATATGGCACGTCCAGTGCCAACAATTACCGTATCGCGTCCAGCGATAGTTAAAATATCTCCATTCATCTTTTTCAGAGTCTGAAAATATTTTAACTCCCTCAGTATGGAGTTTGTGGTAGCACTGTCCACAAGGCATAATTCCTCTTCCATCGGATTGTCCCC
Coding sequences within it:
- the LOC127339044 gene encoding uncharacterized protein; its protein translation is MYTLNRATHEPRIPRSRPRLFNRGLDLDPADAPAAAPTWKPPRVASTNDPDQALSYLHRACSLANLAVKHIDLAVAVISSFLDPKDVAETAEMADEDAYTSEEGPYPSD